The Oryctolagus cuniculus chromosome 5, mOryCun1.1, whole genome shotgun sequence genome includes a region encoding these proteins:
- the RIPPLY2 gene encoding protein ripply2 isoform X1 — protein MPAAGAEPDRAMETAASAEKAENAEENGACERARCRSRHPAPAALDGPAWRRSAESGPAGFWRPWQEPRGEEEEQVPPLPAEEVPCGPGMTEDSGKLSQYRHPVRLFWPRSKCYDYLYQEAEALLKNFPIQATISFYEDSDSEDEIEELTCENQSD, from the exons ATGCCTGCGGCTGGCGCCGAGCCGGACCGCGCCATGGAGACCGCAGCGAGCGCGGAGAAGGCGGAGAACGCTGAGGAGAACGGGGCCTGCGAGCGCGCGCGCTGCCGCAGCCGCCACCCGGCGCCCGCGGCCCTCGACGGCCCAGCGTGGCGCAGGAGCGCGGAGTCGGG GCCTGCAGGTTTCTGGAGACCGTGGCAGGAACCCCGAGgcgaggaagaggagcaggtgccgCCCCTCCCTGCGGAAGAG GTACCCTGTGGCCCCGGAATGACCGAAGACTCGGGAAAGCTTTCCCAGTATCGACACCCAGTCAG ACTGTTTTGGCCCAGATCAAAGTGTTATGATTACTTATATCAAGAAGCAGAAGCTCTTCTGAAAAATTTTCCAATTCAAGCCACAATTTCATTTTATGAAGATTCAGATAGTGAAGATGAAATTGAGGAACTGACCTGTGAAAATCAATCTGATTAG
- the RIPPLY2 gene encoding protein ripply2 isoform X2, whose amino-acid sequence MEIGRSGGRAMFFTKAKCRPAINTRWEEHLPGHLGAARVHTRGRARPAGFWRPWQEPRGEEEEQVPPLPAEEVPCGPGMTEDSGKLSQYRHPVRLFWPRSKCYDYLYQEAEALLKNFPIQATISFYEDSDSEDEIEELTCENQSD is encoded by the exons ATGGAAATTGGCCGCTCGGGCGGGCGAGCGATGTTTTTCACCAAAGCCAAGTGTCGACCGGCGATTAACACTCGCTGGGAAGAACACCTTCCCGGCCATTTGGGAGCTGCACGCGTTCACACCCGGGGCCGGGCGCG GCCTGCAGGTTTCTGGAGACCGTGGCAGGAACCCCGAGgcgaggaagaggagcaggtgccgCCCCTCCCTGCGGAAGAG GTACCCTGTGGCCCCGGAATGACCGAAGACTCGGGAAAGCTTTCCCAGTATCGACACCCAGTCAG ACTGTTTTGGCCCAGATCAAAGTGTTATGATTACTTATATCAAGAAGCAGAAGCTCTTCTGAAAAATTTTCCAATTCAAGCCACAATTTCATTTTATGAAGATTCAGATAGTGAAGATGAAATTGAGGAACTGACCTGTGAAAATCAATCTGATTAG